In Syngnathus acus chromosome 5, fSynAcu1.2, whole genome shotgun sequence, a genomic segment contains:
- the LOC119122580 gene encoding olfactory receptor class A-like protein 1: protein MRSPRTFEAINVVLQAFKSCVPYPCSGEHALGAAQGSCGAFQSRCVSLPALVLAGLGGMDLCVTIKGVSFLLQTGMGILGNTVVLLAYASILYGERKLVPVDMILCHLAFANLMILTIRCIPQTMTVFGLTDLLDDTHCKVVIYGYRIGRALSICITCMLSVFQAVTIAPAGSSLSRLKSFLPALVLPTVAGLWLLNMIIYVPALLFSTAPRNSTARTFTLNLGFCFMDFRDSMLYIIQGVIVSGRDFSVVALMLVSSCYILLLLHRHSYQMRGLRRSHPAKTRAAKTVVTLVVLYVFFFGVDNVIWIYMLTEAKVSLMVADLRVFCSSCYAFLSPYFIISSNKKVKNKIVCQAEQDQPASMDTQESK from the coding sequence ATGAGATCTCCAAGGACATTTGAGGCTATAAATGTTGTCTTGCAGGCCTTTAAGAGTTGTGTGCCATACCCTTGCTCAGGTGAGCATGCTTTAGGAGCTGCTCAAGGTTCTTGTGGTGCATTTCAAAGCAGGTGTGTTTCTCTGCCTGCTTTGGTCCTGGCTGGCCTGGGTGGAATGGACCTGTGCGTGACCATCAAAGGCGTCTCCTTCCTCTTGCAAACAGGAATGGGCATCTTGGGGAACACCGTGGTGCTGCTGGCCTACGCCAGTATCCTCTACGGCGAGCGCAAACTCGTTCCCGTGGACATGATCCTGTGCCACCTGGCCTTTGCCAATCTGATGATCCTGACCATCCGCTGCATTCCCCAGACCATGACGGTCTTCGGCCTCACCGATCTGCTGGACGACACCCACTGCAAGGTGGTCATTTACGGCTACCGCATCGGCCGGGCGTTGTCAATCTGCATCACGTGCATGCTCAGCGTGTTCCAGGCGGTCACCATCGCCCCCGCCGGGTCAAGCTTGTCCAGGCTCAAGTCTTTCCTTCCTGCCCTGGTGCTCCCCACCGTCGCCGGGCTGTGGTTGCTCAACATGATCATATACGTTCCAGCCCTTCTCTTTTCCACGGCTCCACGCAATAGCACCGCCCGTACCTTCACGCTCAACCTGGGCTTCTGCTTCATGGACTTCAGAGACAGCATGCTCTACATCATCCAAGGGGTTATTGTCTCTGGAAGGGATTTTTCCGTGGTGGCCCTGATGTTGGTCTCCAGCTGTTACATCTTGCTACTTCTCCACCGTCACAGCTACCAGATGAGAGGCCTCCGTCGCTCCCATCCGGCAAAGACCAGAGCAGCCAAAACGGTGGTCACCCTGGTGGTCCTGTACGTCTTCTTCTTCGGCGTGGATAACGTGATCTGGATCTACATGCTGACCGAGGCCAAGGTGTCCCTCATGGTGGCGGACTTGAGGGTATTTTGCTCCTCCTGCTATGCATTTCTCAGCCCTTACTTCATCATTTCTTCCAACAAGAAGGTCAAGAACAAAATTGTGTGTCAGGCTGAGCAGGACCAGCCCGCATCAATGGACACTCAGGAGTCCAAATGA
- the LOC119122583 gene encoding olfactory receptor class A-like protein 1 encodes MDLCVTIKGVSFLLQTGMGILGNTVVLLAFTNILYVERKLLPVDMILCHLAFANLLLLLTRCVPQTMTVFGLVDLLDDAGCKVVIYGYRIGRALSVCITCMLSVFQAVTIAPAGPHLSRLKPALPTLVLPTFAGLWLLNMAICIAAPFFSMAPRNGTVPAFTLNLGFCHVDFRDSLSYVINGVAVSGRDFAFVALMLGSSGYILLLLHRHRRQVRGIRRSHPAETRAGKTVITLVVLYVFFFGIDNVIWIYMLTEAKVSPVVADMRVFFSSCYAFLSPYFIISSNKKVKNKMMCAAEQDKLVSTDTQESHDK; translated from the coding sequence ATGGACCTGTGCGTGACCATCAAAGGCGTCTCCTTCCTCTTGCAAACAGGAATGGGCATCCTGGGGAACACCGTGGTGCTGCTGGCATTCACCAATATCCTCTACGTAGAGCGCAAACTCCTTCCCGTGGACATGATCCTGTGCCACCTGGCCTTTGCCAACCTCCTGCTCCTGCTGACCCGCTGCGTGCCCCAGACCATGACGGTGTTCGGCCTCGTCGACCTGCTGGACGACGCGGGCTGCAAGGTGGTGATTTACGGCTACCGAATCGGTCGGGCGCTGTCTGTGTGCATCACCTGCATGCTCAGCGTGTTCCAGGCGGTGACCATCGCCCCAGCCGGGCCTCACTTGTCCAGGCTGAAGCCTGCCCTTCCCACCCTGGTCCTCCCTACTTTTGCCGGACTGTGGTTGCTCAACATGGCTATCTGCATCGCAGCTCCATTCTTCTCTATGGCGCCGCGGAACGGCACCGTCCCAGCCTTCACGCTCAACTTGGGTTTCTGCCACGTGGACTTCAGAGACAGCTTGTCCTACGTTATCAACGGGGTAGCGGTGTCTGGAAGGGATTTCGCCTTTGTGGCGTTGATGTTAGGCTCTAGTGGTTACATTCTGTTGCTTCTTCACCGCCACAGACGGCAGGTGAGAGGCATCCGTCGCTCCCATCCGGCTGAGACCCGAGCGGGCAAAACCGTGATCACCTTGGTGGTCCTGTACGTCTTCTTTTTCGGCATTGATAATGTGATCTGGATCTACATGCTGACCGAGGCCAAGGTGTCTCCAGTGGTGGCGGACATGAGGGTGTTCTTTTCCTCCTGTTATGCATTCCTCAGTCCGTACTTTATCATCTCCTCCAACAAGAAGGTCAAGAACAAAATGATGTGTGCCGCCGAGCAGGACAAGTTGGTGTCAACTGACACTCAAGAGTCACACGACAAATGA